One Osmerus mordax isolate fOsmMor3 chromosome 26, fOsmMor3.pri, whole genome shotgun sequence DNA segment encodes these proteins:
- the upf1 gene encoding regulator of nonsense transcripts 1 isoform X1, which produces MSVEAYGPSSQTLTFLDTEEAELLGADTQGSEYEFTDFTLPSQTQTQGQTQSQLDNQVNGPDDGLHNGGVDDSVAKASQLLAELNFEEDEEDTYYTKDLPLHACSYCGIHDPACVVYCNTSKKWFCNGRGNTSGSHIVNHLVRAKCKEVTLHKDGPLGETVLECYNCGCRNVFLLGFIPAKADSVVVLLCRQPCASQSSLKDINWDSSQWQPLIQDRCFLSWLVKIPSEQEQLRARQITAQQINKLEELWKDNPTATLEDLEKPGVDEEPQHVLLRYEDAYQYQNIFGPLVKLEADYDKKLKESQTQDNITVRWDLGLNKKRIAYFTLPKTDSGDMRLMQGDEICLRYKGDLAPLWKGIGHVIKVPDTPFVKDYGDEIAIELRSSVGAPVEIPHNFQVDFVWKSTSFDRMQSALKTFAVDETSVSGYIYHKLLGHEVEDVIIKCQLPKRFTAQGLPDLNHSQVYAVKTVLQRPLSLIQGPPGTGKTVTSATIVYHLARQGNGPVLVCAPSNIAVDQLTEKIHQTGLKVVRLCAKSREAIDSPVSFLALHNQISNMDSMPELQKLQQLKDETGELSSADEKRYRALKRTAERELLMNADVICCTCVGAGDPRLAKMQFRSILIDESTQATEPECMVPVVLGAKQLILVGDHCQLGPVVMCKKAAKAGLSQSLFERLVVLGIRPIRLQVQYRMHPALSAFPSNIFYEGSLQNGVTAADRIKKGFDFQWPQPDKPMYFYVTQGQEEIASSGTSYLNRTEAANVEKITTRLLKAGAKPDQIGIITPYEGQRSYLVQYMQFSGSLHTKLYQEVEIASVDAFQGREKDFIILSCVRANEHQGIGFLNDPRRLNVALTRARYGVIIVGNPKALSKQPLWNHLLNYYKEQKVLVEGPLNNLRESLMQFSKPRKLVNTINPICVAPQGGRFMSTAMYDAREALIPGSAYDRSSAARGPSNMYFQTHDQIGMIGAGPGHMGAMNLPIPFNLVMPPMPPPGYLGQTNGPAAGRGALKGKVGRGGRQRNRGMGNHGTGQGNGPNSQASQDGASQPFSQGPLTQGYISMSQPSQMSQPGLSQPELSQDSYLGDEFKSQIDVALSQDSTYQGERAYQHGGVTGLSQY; this is translated from the exons ATGAGTGTGGAGGCGTACGGGCCGAGCTCTCAAACCCTCACCTTCCTGGACACCGAGGAAGCGGAGCTGCTTGGAGCAGATACCCAGGGCTCGGAATACGAATTTACTGATTTCACCCTACCCAGTCAGACGCAAACTCAAGGACAAACCCAAAGCCAGTTGGACAATCAG GTGAACGGTCCTGATGATGGTCTTCACAATGGAGGTGTGGATGACTCTGTTGCTAAGGCAAGCCAACTTCTTGCTGAGCTGAACTTTGAAGAGGACGAAGAAGATACCTACTACACCAAAGACCTCCCACTGCATGCTTGCAG TTACTGTGGTATTCATGATCCTGCATGTGTGGTGTACTGCAACACGAGCAAGAAATGGTTCTGCAATGGACGCGGAAATACATCCGGCAG CCACATCGTGAACCACCTGGTGAGGGCGAAGTGCAAAGAGGTGACGCTGCACAAAGACGGGCCGCTGGGCGAGACGGTGCTGGAGTGCTACAACTGCGGCTGTCGCAACGTCTTCCTCCTGGGCTTCATCCCAGCCAAGGCGGACTCTGTGGTCGTGCTGCTGTGCAG GCAGCCATGTGCCAGCCAGAGCAGTCTGAAGGACATCAACTGGGACAGCTCTCAGTGGCAGCCACTCATCCAGGACCGCTGCTTCCTGTCCTGGCTGGTAAAGATCCCCTCTGAGCAGGAGCAGCTGAGGGCTCGCCAGATCACCGCCCAGCAGATCAACAAGCTGGAAGAGCTCTGGAAG GACAACCCCACAGCCaccctggaggacctggagaaGCCCGGGGTGGACGAGGAGCCCCAGCACGTGTTGCTGCGCTACGAGGACGCCTACCAGTACCAGAACATCTTCGGGCCCCTCGTCAAGCTGGAGGCTGACTACGACAAAAAGCTTAAAGAGTCCCAG ACCCAAGACAATATAACAGTCAGGTGGGACCTGGGACTGAATAAAAAGCGGATTGCTTATTTCACACTGCCCAAGACGGACTCAGGTG ATATGCGCCTGATGCAGGGAGATGAGATTTGTCTGCGCTACAAAGGAGACCTGGCCCCTCTGTGGAAAGGCATCGGCCACGTGATCAAAGTCCCTGACA CACCCTTTGTGAAAGACTATGGAGATGAGATTGCTATTGAGTTGCGCAGCAGCGTCGGAGCCCCGGTGGAGATACCCCATAATTTCCAGGTGGATTTCGTCTGGAAGTCCACTTCCTTTGACAG GATGCAGAGCGCCCTGAAGACGTTCGCCGTGGACGAGACGTCCGTCTCGGGCTACATCTATCACAAGCTGCTGGGCCACGAGGTGGAGGACGTCATCATCAAGTGTCAGCTGCCCAAGCGCTTCACTGCCCAGGGTCTCCCTGACCTCAACCACTCCCAG GTGTATGCAGTGAAAACTGTGCTGCAGAGGCCCCTGAGCCTCATCCAGGGGCCCCCGGGCACAGGGAAGACTGTCACCTCTGCCACCATAGTGTACCACCTTGCCAGGCAGGGCAATGG GCCGGTGCTGGTGTGTGCTCCCAGCAACATCGCCGTGGACCAGCTGACTGAGAAGATCCACCAGACGGGCCTGAAGGTGGTGCGGCTCTGCGCCAAGAGCAGGGAGGCCATCGACTCGCCCGTCTCTTTCCTGGCCCTCCACAACCAGATCAGCAACATGGACAG TATGCCAGAGCTGCAGAAGCTCCAGCAGCTGAAGGATGAGACCGGAGAGCTGTCGTCCGCAGACGAGAAGCGCTACCGGGCCCTGAAGCGCACTGCGGAGCGGGAGCTGCTCATG AATGCTGACGTGATCTGCTGCACTTGTGTGGGCGCCGGGGACCCCCGTCTGGCCAAGATGCAGTTCCGCTCCATCCTGATCGACGAGAGCACACAGGCCACGGAGCCTGAGTGCATGGTCCCCGTGGTGCTGGGGGCCAAACAG CTCATCCTTGTGGGAGACCACTGCCAGCTGGGCCCGGTGGTCATGTGTAAGAAGGCGGCCAAAGCGGGCCTGTCCCAGTCCCTGTTTGAGCGTCTGGTGGTTTTGGGCATCAGGCCCATCCGTCTGCAGGTGCAGTACCGCATGCACCCGGCGCTCAGCGCCTTCCCCTCCAACATCTTCTACGAGGGCTCCCTGCAGAACGGAGTCACTGCTG CGGACCGTATCAAGAAAGGTTTTGACTTCCAGTGGCCGCAGCCAGACAAGCCCATGTACTTCTATGTGACCCAAGGCCAGGAGGAAATTGCTAGCTCTGGAACTTCCTACCTGAACAG GACTGAGGCAGCCAATGTGGAGAAGATCACCACCAGGCTACTGAAGGCGGGAGCCAAGCCTGACCAGATAGGCATCATCACCCCGTACGAGGGGCAGCGGTCCTACCTGGTCCAGTACATGCAGTTCAGCGGCTCTCTCCACACCAAACTCTACCAG GAGGTTGAGATTGCCAGCGTTGATGCCTTccaaggcagagagaaagatttCATCATCCTGTCTTGCGTCCGAGCCAACGAACACCAGGGAATCGGCTTCCTCAACGATCCGCGTCGACTGAACGTGGCTCTCACTCGAGCAAG GTATGGTGTGATCATCGTGGGGAACCCCAAGGCCCTGTCCAAGCAGCCCCTGTGGAACCACCTGCTGAACTACTACAAGGAGCAGAAGGTGCTGGTGGAAGGACCCCTCAACAACCTGAGGGAGAGCCTCATGCAGTTCAGCAAGCCCCGCAAGCTGGTCAACACCATCAACCCT ATATGTGTTGCTCCCCAGGGAGGCCGTTTCATGAGCACTGCCATGTACGACGCCCGCGAGGCCCTCATCCCAGGGTCGGCCTACGACCGCAGCAGCGCAG CGCGGGGTCCATCCAACATGTACTTCCAGACCCATGACCAGATAGGCATGATCGGAGCTGGGCCAGGTCACATGGGAGCCATGAACCTCCCCATCCCCTTCAACTTGGTGATGCCCCCCATGCCTCCACCAGGATATTTGGGTCAGACCAATGGTCCTGCAGCAG GTCGCGGGGCTCTGAAGGGCAAGGTCGGACGTGGCGGGCGCCAGAGGAACCGTGGCATGGGTAACCATGGCACCGGGCAGGGCAACGGGCCCAACAGCCAGGCCAGCCAGGACGGGGCCTCCCAGCCCTTCTCCCAGGGGCCCCTCACACAGGGCTACATATCCATGAGCCAGCCCTCACAGATGAGCCAGCCCGGCCTCTCCCAGCCTGAGCTGTCCCAG GACAGTTACTTAGGCGATGAATTCAAATCCCAGATTGACGTGGCTTTGTCCCAAGACTCTACTTACCAGGGCGAGCGTGCATACCAACATGGTGGGGTGACTGGACTGTCACAGTACTAG
- the upf1 gene encoding regulator of nonsense transcripts 1 isoform X3 produces the protein MSVEAYGPSSQTLTFLDTEEAELLGADTQGSEYEFTDFTLPSQTQTQGQTQSQLDNQVNGPDDGLHNGGVDDSVAKASQLLAELNFEEDEEDTYYTKDLPLHACSYCGIHDPACVVYCNTSKKWFCNGRGNTSGSHIVNHLVRAKCKEVTLHKDGPLGETVLECYNCGCRNVFLLGFIPAKADSVVVLLCRQPCASQSSLKDINWDSSQWQPLIQDRCFLSWLVKIPSEQEQLRARQITAQQINKLEELWKDNPTATLEDLEKPGVDEEPQHVLLRYEDAYQYQNIFGPLVKLEADYDKKLKESQTQDNITVRWDLGLNKKRIAYFTLPKTDSGDMRLMQGDEICLRYKGDLAPLWKGIGHVIKVPDTPFVKDYGDEIAIELRSSVGAPVEIPHNFQVDFVWKSTSFDRMQSALKTFAVDETSVSGYIYHKLLGHEVEDVIIKCQLPKRFTAQGLPDLNHSQVYAVKTVLQRPLSLIQGPPGTGKTVTSATIVYHLARQGNGPVLVCAPSNIAVDQLTEKIHQTGLKVVRLCAKSREAIDSPVSFLALHNQISNMDSMPELQKLQQLKDETGELSSADEKRYRALKRTAERELLMNADVICCTCVGAGDPRLAKMQFRSILIDESTQATEPECMVPVVLGAKQLILVGDHCQLGPVVMCKKAAKAGLSQSLFERLVVLGIRPIRLQVQYRMHPALSAFPSNIFYEGSLQNGVTAADRIKKGFDFQWPQPDKPMYFYVTQGQEEIASSGTSYLNRTEAANVEKITTRLLKAGAKPDQIGIITPYEGQRSYLVQYMQFSGSLHTKLYQEVEIASVDAFQGREKDFIILSCVRANEHQGIGFLNDPRRLNVALTRARYGVIIVGNPKALSKQPLWNHLLNYYKEQKVLVEGPLNNLRESLMQFSKPRKLVNTINPGGRFMSTAMYDAREALIPGSAYDRSSAARGPSNMYFQTHDQIGMIGAGPGHMGAMNLPIPFNLVMPPMPPPGYLGQTNGPAAGRGALKGKVGRGGRQRNRGMGNHGTGQGNGPNSQASQDGASQPFSQGPLTQGYISMSQPSQMSQPGLSQPELSQDSYLGDEFKSQIDVALSQDSTYQGERAYQHGGVTGLSQY, from the exons ATGAGTGTGGAGGCGTACGGGCCGAGCTCTCAAACCCTCACCTTCCTGGACACCGAGGAAGCGGAGCTGCTTGGAGCAGATACCCAGGGCTCGGAATACGAATTTACTGATTTCACCCTACCCAGTCAGACGCAAACTCAAGGACAAACCCAAAGCCAGTTGGACAATCAG GTGAACGGTCCTGATGATGGTCTTCACAATGGAGGTGTGGATGACTCTGTTGCTAAGGCAAGCCAACTTCTTGCTGAGCTGAACTTTGAAGAGGACGAAGAAGATACCTACTACACCAAAGACCTCCCACTGCATGCTTGCAG TTACTGTGGTATTCATGATCCTGCATGTGTGGTGTACTGCAACACGAGCAAGAAATGGTTCTGCAATGGACGCGGAAATACATCCGGCAG CCACATCGTGAACCACCTGGTGAGGGCGAAGTGCAAAGAGGTGACGCTGCACAAAGACGGGCCGCTGGGCGAGACGGTGCTGGAGTGCTACAACTGCGGCTGTCGCAACGTCTTCCTCCTGGGCTTCATCCCAGCCAAGGCGGACTCTGTGGTCGTGCTGCTGTGCAG GCAGCCATGTGCCAGCCAGAGCAGTCTGAAGGACATCAACTGGGACAGCTCTCAGTGGCAGCCACTCATCCAGGACCGCTGCTTCCTGTCCTGGCTGGTAAAGATCCCCTCTGAGCAGGAGCAGCTGAGGGCTCGCCAGATCACCGCCCAGCAGATCAACAAGCTGGAAGAGCTCTGGAAG GACAACCCCACAGCCaccctggaggacctggagaaGCCCGGGGTGGACGAGGAGCCCCAGCACGTGTTGCTGCGCTACGAGGACGCCTACCAGTACCAGAACATCTTCGGGCCCCTCGTCAAGCTGGAGGCTGACTACGACAAAAAGCTTAAAGAGTCCCAG ACCCAAGACAATATAACAGTCAGGTGGGACCTGGGACTGAATAAAAAGCGGATTGCTTATTTCACACTGCCCAAGACGGACTCAGGTG ATATGCGCCTGATGCAGGGAGATGAGATTTGTCTGCGCTACAAAGGAGACCTGGCCCCTCTGTGGAAAGGCATCGGCCACGTGATCAAAGTCCCTGACA CACCCTTTGTGAAAGACTATGGAGATGAGATTGCTATTGAGTTGCGCAGCAGCGTCGGAGCCCCGGTGGAGATACCCCATAATTTCCAGGTGGATTTCGTCTGGAAGTCCACTTCCTTTGACAG GATGCAGAGCGCCCTGAAGACGTTCGCCGTGGACGAGACGTCCGTCTCGGGCTACATCTATCACAAGCTGCTGGGCCACGAGGTGGAGGACGTCATCATCAAGTGTCAGCTGCCCAAGCGCTTCACTGCCCAGGGTCTCCCTGACCTCAACCACTCCCAG GTGTATGCAGTGAAAACTGTGCTGCAGAGGCCCCTGAGCCTCATCCAGGGGCCCCCGGGCACAGGGAAGACTGTCACCTCTGCCACCATAGTGTACCACCTTGCCAGGCAGGGCAATGG GCCGGTGCTGGTGTGTGCTCCCAGCAACATCGCCGTGGACCAGCTGACTGAGAAGATCCACCAGACGGGCCTGAAGGTGGTGCGGCTCTGCGCCAAGAGCAGGGAGGCCATCGACTCGCCCGTCTCTTTCCTGGCCCTCCACAACCAGATCAGCAACATGGACAG TATGCCAGAGCTGCAGAAGCTCCAGCAGCTGAAGGATGAGACCGGAGAGCTGTCGTCCGCAGACGAGAAGCGCTACCGGGCCCTGAAGCGCACTGCGGAGCGGGAGCTGCTCATG AATGCTGACGTGATCTGCTGCACTTGTGTGGGCGCCGGGGACCCCCGTCTGGCCAAGATGCAGTTCCGCTCCATCCTGATCGACGAGAGCACACAGGCCACGGAGCCTGAGTGCATGGTCCCCGTGGTGCTGGGGGCCAAACAG CTCATCCTTGTGGGAGACCACTGCCAGCTGGGCCCGGTGGTCATGTGTAAGAAGGCGGCCAAAGCGGGCCTGTCCCAGTCCCTGTTTGAGCGTCTGGTGGTTTTGGGCATCAGGCCCATCCGTCTGCAGGTGCAGTACCGCATGCACCCGGCGCTCAGCGCCTTCCCCTCCAACATCTTCTACGAGGGCTCCCTGCAGAACGGAGTCACTGCTG CGGACCGTATCAAGAAAGGTTTTGACTTCCAGTGGCCGCAGCCAGACAAGCCCATGTACTTCTATGTGACCCAAGGCCAGGAGGAAATTGCTAGCTCTGGAACTTCCTACCTGAACAG GACTGAGGCAGCCAATGTGGAGAAGATCACCACCAGGCTACTGAAGGCGGGAGCCAAGCCTGACCAGATAGGCATCATCACCCCGTACGAGGGGCAGCGGTCCTACCTGGTCCAGTACATGCAGTTCAGCGGCTCTCTCCACACCAAACTCTACCAG GAGGTTGAGATTGCCAGCGTTGATGCCTTccaaggcagagagaaagatttCATCATCCTGTCTTGCGTCCGAGCCAACGAACACCAGGGAATCGGCTTCCTCAACGATCCGCGTCGACTGAACGTGGCTCTCACTCGAGCAAG GTATGGTGTGATCATCGTGGGGAACCCCAAGGCCCTGTCCAAGCAGCCCCTGTGGAACCACCTGCTGAACTACTACAAGGAGCAGAAGGTGCTGGTGGAAGGACCCCTCAACAACCTGAGGGAGAGCCTCATGCAGTTCAGCAAGCCCCGCAAGCTGGTCAACACCATCAACCCT GGAGGCCGTTTCATGAGCACTGCCATGTACGACGCCCGCGAGGCCCTCATCCCAGGGTCGGCCTACGACCGCAGCAGCGCAG CGCGGGGTCCATCCAACATGTACTTCCAGACCCATGACCAGATAGGCATGATCGGAGCTGGGCCAGGTCACATGGGAGCCATGAACCTCCCCATCCCCTTCAACTTGGTGATGCCCCCCATGCCTCCACCAGGATATTTGGGTCAGACCAATGGTCCTGCAGCAG GTCGCGGGGCTCTGAAGGGCAAGGTCGGACGTGGCGGGCGCCAGAGGAACCGTGGCATGGGTAACCATGGCACCGGGCAGGGCAACGGGCCCAACAGCCAGGCCAGCCAGGACGGGGCCTCCCAGCCCTTCTCCCAGGGGCCCCTCACACAGGGCTACATATCCATGAGCCAGCCCTCACAGATGAGCCAGCCCGGCCTCTCCCAGCCTGAGCTGTCCCAG GACAGTTACTTAGGCGATGAATTCAAATCCCAGATTGACGTGGCTTTGTCCCAAGACTCTACTTACCAGGGCGAGCGTGCATACCAACATGGTGGGGTGACTGGACTGTCACAGTACTAG
- the upf1 gene encoding regulator of nonsense transcripts 1 isoform X2, with translation MSVEAYGPSSQTLTFLDTEEAELLGADTQGSEYEFTDFTLPSQTQTQGQTQSQLDNQVNGPDDGLHNGGVDDSVAKASQLLAELNFEEDEEDTYYTKDLPLHACSYCGIHDPACVVYCNTSKKWFCNGRGNTSGSHIVNHLVRAKCKEVTLHKDGPLGETVLECYNCGCRNVFLLGFIPAKADSVVVLLCRQPCASQSSLKDINWDSSQWQPLIQDRCFLSWLVKIPSEQEQLRARQITAQQINKLEELWKDNPTATLEDLEKPGVDEEPQHVLLRYEDAYQYQNIFGPLVKLEADYDKKLKESQTQDNITVRWDLGLNKKRIAYFTLPKTDSGDMRLMQGDEICLRYKGDLAPLWKGIGHVIKVPDNYGDEIAIELRSSVGAPVEIPHNFQVDFVWKSTSFDRMQSALKTFAVDETSVSGYIYHKLLGHEVEDVIIKCQLPKRFTAQGLPDLNHSQVYAVKTVLQRPLSLIQGPPGTGKTVTSATIVYHLARQGNGPVLVCAPSNIAVDQLTEKIHQTGLKVVRLCAKSREAIDSPVSFLALHNQISNMDSMPELQKLQQLKDETGELSSADEKRYRALKRTAERELLMNADVICCTCVGAGDPRLAKMQFRSILIDESTQATEPECMVPVVLGAKQLILVGDHCQLGPVVMCKKAAKAGLSQSLFERLVVLGIRPIRLQVQYRMHPALSAFPSNIFYEGSLQNGVTAADRIKKGFDFQWPQPDKPMYFYVTQGQEEIASSGTSYLNRTEAANVEKITTRLLKAGAKPDQIGIITPYEGQRSYLVQYMQFSGSLHTKLYQEVEIASVDAFQGREKDFIILSCVRANEHQGIGFLNDPRRLNVALTRARYGVIIVGNPKALSKQPLWNHLLNYYKEQKVLVEGPLNNLRESLMQFSKPRKLVNTINPICVAPQGGRFMSTAMYDAREALIPGSAYDRSSAARGPSNMYFQTHDQIGMIGAGPGHMGAMNLPIPFNLVMPPMPPPGYLGQTNGPAAGRGALKGKVGRGGRQRNRGMGNHGTGQGNGPNSQASQDGASQPFSQGPLTQGYISMSQPSQMSQPGLSQPELSQDSYLGDEFKSQIDVALSQDSTYQGERAYQHGGVTGLSQY, from the exons ATGAGTGTGGAGGCGTACGGGCCGAGCTCTCAAACCCTCACCTTCCTGGACACCGAGGAAGCGGAGCTGCTTGGAGCAGATACCCAGGGCTCGGAATACGAATTTACTGATTTCACCCTACCCAGTCAGACGCAAACTCAAGGACAAACCCAAAGCCAGTTGGACAATCAG GTGAACGGTCCTGATGATGGTCTTCACAATGGAGGTGTGGATGACTCTGTTGCTAAGGCAAGCCAACTTCTTGCTGAGCTGAACTTTGAAGAGGACGAAGAAGATACCTACTACACCAAAGACCTCCCACTGCATGCTTGCAG TTACTGTGGTATTCATGATCCTGCATGTGTGGTGTACTGCAACACGAGCAAGAAATGGTTCTGCAATGGACGCGGAAATACATCCGGCAG CCACATCGTGAACCACCTGGTGAGGGCGAAGTGCAAAGAGGTGACGCTGCACAAAGACGGGCCGCTGGGCGAGACGGTGCTGGAGTGCTACAACTGCGGCTGTCGCAACGTCTTCCTCCTGGGCTTCATCCCAGCCAAGGCGGACTCTGTGGTCGTGCTGCTGTGCAG GCAGCCATGTGCCAGCCAGAGCAGTCTGAAGGACATCAACTGGGACAGCTCTCAGTGGCAGCCACTCATCCAGGACCGCTGCTTCCTGTCCTGGCTGGTAAAGATCCCCTCTGAGCAGGAGCAGCTGAGGGCTCGCCAGATCACCGCCCAGCAGATCAACAAGCTGGAAGAGCTCTGGAAG GACAACCCCACAGCCaccctggaggacctggagaaGCCCGGGGTGGACGAGGAGCCCCAGCACGTGTTGCTGCGCTACGAGGACGCCTACCAGTACCAGAACATCTTCGGGCCCCTCGTCAAGCTGGAGGCTGACTACGACAAAAAGCTTAAAGAGTCCCAG ACCCAAGACAATATAACAGTCAGGTGGGACCTGGGACTGAATAAAAAGCGGATTGCTTATTTCACACTGCCCAAGACGGACTCAGGTG ATATGCGCCTGATGCAGGGAGATGAGATTTGTCTGCGCTACAAAGGAGACCTGGCCCCTCTGTGGAAAGGCATCGGCCACGTGATCAAAGTCCCTGACA ACTATGGAGATGAGATTGCTATTGAGTTGCGCAGCAGCGTCGGAGCCCCGGTGGAGATACCCCATAATTTCCAGGTGGATTTCGTCTGGAAGTCCACTTCCTTTGACAG GATGCAGAGCGCCCTGAAGACGTTCGCCGTGGACGAGACGTCCGTCTCGGGCTACATCTATCACAAGCTGCTGGGCCACGAGGTGGAGGACGTCATCATCAAGTGTCAGCTGCCCAAGCGCTTCACTGCCCAGGGTCTCCCTGACCTCAACCACTCCCAG GTGTATGCAGTGAAAACTGTGCTGCAGAGGCCCCTGAGCCTCATCCAGGGGCCCCCGGGCACAGGGAAGACTGTCACCTCTGCCACCATAGTGTACCACCTTGCCAGGCAGGGCAATGG GCCGGTGCTGGTGTGTGCTCCCAGCAACATCGCCGTGGACCAGCTGACTGAGAAGATCCACCAGACGGGCCTGAAGGTGGTGCGGCTCTGCGCCAAGAGCAGGGAGGCCATCGACTCGCCCGTCTCTTTCCTGGCCCTCCACAACCAGATCAGCAACATGGACAG TATGCCAGAGCTGCAGAAGCTCCAGCAGCTGAAGGATGAGACCGGAGAGCTGTCGTCCGCAGACGAGAAGCGCTACCGGGCCCTGAAGCGCACTGCGGAGCGGGAGCTGCTCATG AATGCTGACGTGATCTGCTGCACTTGTGTGGGCGCCGGGGACCCCCGTCTGGCCAAGATGCAGTTCCGCTCCATCCTGATCGACGAGAGCACACAGGCCACGGAGCCTGAGTGCATGGTCCCCGTGGTGCTGGGGGCCAAACAG CTCATCCTTGTGGGAGACCACTGCCAGCTGGGCCCGGTGGTCATGTGTAAGAAGGCGGCCAAAGCGGGCCTGTCCCAGTCCCTGTTTGAGCGTCTGGTGGTTTTGGGCATCAGGCCCATCCGTCTGCAGGTGCAGTACCGCATGCACCCGGCGCTCAGCGCCTTCCCCTCCAACATCTTCTACGAGGGCTCCCTGCAGAACGGAGTCACTGCTG CGGACCGTATCAAGAAAGGTTTTGACTTCCAGTGGCCGCAGCCAGACAAGCCCATGTACTTCTATGTGACCCAAGGCCAGGAGGAAATTGCTAGCTCTGGAACTTCCTACCTGAACAG GACTGAGGCAGCCAATGTGGAGAAGATCACCACCAGGCTACTGAAGGCGGGAGCCAAGCCTGACCAGATAGGCATCATCACCCCGTACGAGGGGCAGCGGTCCTACCTGGTCCAGTACATGCAGTTCAGCGGCTCTCTCCACACCAAACTCTACCAG GAGGTTGAGATTGCCAGCGTTGATGCCTTccaaggcagagagaaagatttCATCATCCTGTCTTGCGTCCGAGCCAACGAACACCAGGGAATCGGCTTCCTCAACGATCCGCGTCGACTGAACGTGGCTCTCACTCGAGCAAG GTATGGTGTGATCATCGTGGGGAACCCCAAGGCCCTGTCCAAGCAGCCCCTGTGGAACCACCTGCTGAACTACTACAAGGAGCAGAAGGTGCTGGTGGAAGGACCCCTCAACAACCTGAGGGAGAGCCTCATGCAGTTCAGCAAGCCCCGCAAGCTGGTCAACACCATCAACCCT ATATGTGTTGCTCCCCAGGGAGGCCGTTTCATGAGCACTGCCATGTACGACGCCCGCGAGGCCCTCATCCCAGGGTCGGCCTACGACCGCAGCAGCGCAG CGCGGGGTCCATCCAACATGTACTTCCAGACCCATGACCAGATAGGCATGATCGGAGCTGGGCCAGGTCACATGGGAGCCATGAACCTCCCCATCCCCTTCAACTTGGTGATGCCCCCCATGCCTCCACCAGGATATTTGGGTCAGACCAATGGTCCTGCAGCAG GTCGCGGGGCTCTGAAGGGCAAGGTCGGACGTGGCGGGCGCCAGAGGAACCGTGGCATGGGTAACCATGGCACCGGGCAGGGCAACGGGCCCAACAGCCAGGCCAGCCAGGACGGGGCCTCCCAGCCCTTCTCCCAGGGGCCCCTCACACAGGGCTACATATCCATGAGCCAGCCCTCACAGATGAGCCAGCCCGGCCTCTCCCAGCCTGAGCTGTCCCAG GACAGTTACTTAGGCGATGAATTCAAATCCCAGATTGACGTGGCTTTGTCCCAAGACTCTACTTACCAGGGCGAGCGTGCATACCAACATGGTGGGGTGACTGGACTGTCACAGTACTAG